A segment of the Daphnia pulex isolate KAP4 chromosome 10, ASM2113471v1 genome:
GCCATTTTCCGTTCACAATTGGgttataaggaaaaaaaaagctgaatgTTGTACATGTGTACAAGCCTGCGTGGGACTTTTTTAATAGTCTGTAAATAGCCGTCAACATATGGAAAAATAGAGATCGGACGGGCAGAtggggcacacacacacaaggacgGACATACTATCCATAGTGGGGGGTTATAACCGAGGGGAAGAAAAGTATAAAAAGGGGAGCATATATAAAGGGAAACTGGtcgatatatattttttcccgtaCAGCTGCTACTACCCCCTACACACAGCCTTGTGTCGCATGCAATCGCCTCCTGAAATTATGAAGGGGACAGGACAGACacacaaccccaaaaaaggccAACCCAATTTCTTTATGGATATCAAAAatccttgtgtgtgttgattgGGAGACTCGTTTGACAGACTCTCCGCATTCCACAGTTAGTACACACACTTCAACAGCGTGTCTGTGTGTTAAAAAAGTGACTTTCTTTATGGCTGGAGGGCACGGAACGCTAGCACCAACCAATCCCAATAACATTGACATTCCTGACATTTTGTTCCGCCGTGAGCGCGGAACGCAcaccgaaataaaaagaaataaaaattcgatttgATATTTCGTACCTGGTCCCCGAACCACATTCCTCTGTAATCTTTTTAATCccaattttcctattttctacCTTTCAACaacgaaacgaaacaaatttgaaatttcggTATTTTACCTTTGTGTTTGTTGGCAGTTGATTTGTGAAGTTGATCGTGAATGAGCGTGGCAGCTCTCGACAGCACGTCCAACGGCGTCTCCATAGCGTCGTCGACTGTTGGGGGTTGGATTTTACACGACGCGCGCGCGCAAACGTTGGCGATCGATTtccgaacaacaacaacaacaacaacaacaacccaaaatcaatgatcaacacacacacacccacaaaCTGAATAATTTCacgtgaaaaatcaaaaagaagaagaagctgaaccGACTGACTCGGCAATCTGAACACGAATGAGAAAGTCACAACTGTGTGCGGTTGGTGTAGCTCAGGAATTCGACAGACAACCTTTTTTTTGACttagttccttttttcttctcttgtgtgtgtgtgtgtgttgttgtcaGCTGCTGCAGACAGAAAAGAGAGTCGCCCGGCTCTACTCTATAACTCTGAGGCTAAGAACCGGCCAGGAATGTTTTCCACCATTTGGCACCGCCTTCTTTCCCCTCTTTCACAACGGACCACTCccactgtacacacacacgctcccGGGGCTCActcttggggggggggaacaacAAAACAGCTGATTGTGTGTGAGTCTCACGAAATAGACTCAGCGCCATTCTTaaaggaacacacacacacacgggacTCACGCATTTACACACTGTATTTTTAATGTACACACATTCCACACTGTCGGGATGAATGTGGTTTTGGTTCACTTTTTCGGATAGCCACAAAATAGCCAAAGGGGATTctaattttttgggttttaaaaCCGAGGATGGAGTTGATCGATCGacgcccactttttttttgtacctttatatatttttatcttctttaataactcttttttcttgggagagtattattttattttgaaggggttttttttttcaattttgtcttTGGGCTCAGCGAAAATGCCGTCTGCTGTACCTAGGACGCCATCAGGCGGTTGGAATGTCAACACCACGTGACTCTCCCCCAATTGGTCAGACACCGACTCCGCCCCTCtttggaaacaaaaagaaaatggaaaacgacATTCTTTCGCATTTCAGCCTCCCGTTATACATTTTACTTGCTGGTTACTTCTGCTGGGGCTGTAATGCACAGACTCTCTGCCTAGCTAGAGATCGTGAAAGAATCCCTTATTCGACTCGGAAGGCCATACAGTTCACGCTTTCTCTCAAACAAGGCCTTTTGTTGTGTGTAGATCACGACACGGGTCACGATCATTTCCCAAACGCCAGAGAGGGCCAAGCCCGCGTGGGAATcgaatacgaaaaaaaaataaaaaaactggcTAGAACTAGAAGAGCATGAGCCAAGTCGCATATTTCCCAAAACATTCTTTTGAATCTTTTCAACAATTTCGTTATTTGTTTGCtcggtaaaagaaaaaggaaaacttgttGCTGCCGACCCAACAGCTGATAGGCGTCCCGTCATCCCGTCCCGTTGTTGATTGGAGTGGTTCCAGCACAGATAACGACGATGCTGATTCACTAACGAAAACAagtcgaaaaaatattttggcacAGCGTTCTGCGTGAGTTGGACAAGGACcttgttcatcatcatcttacGCCAATCTTTACGTTTAAAAAAGTCAGTGCACGTAAACAAGTCGATCAGAGCAGCAGGTTGACCAAAAACATCAAATGATGGCCGCTGCTAGTACAACAGGTCGATCGATATTTCGAATACGACACTACGACTGCGTCGGATTCGACATGGTACACACATTCCGTTAATcgttttaaaagtttttagaaagtgaatttaattaaaattgtgAATTACACAGGATCACACTTTATGTCGGTACCGACTCGGAGCAGTTTTCGAAATGGTAAATTGTAATTGCTTTAAttaggtttttaaaaattttgattaatttcatAATGGAATGATAGGAATATCAAGCTCTGGCGGATTATTTGATCCGGGAGAAAGGCTACGACGCTCGTCTCAAGAGACCTCTGGCGGAAGACGCCAATTTCTTGCACAAAGGCATCGTCATGGATGTCGACTTTGGTAATTTCGTCAAACTGTCGGCTGACGGTCGCGTCCTTCGTGCCAGTCACGGGACCCGGGTGATGACGGACGCCGAAATCACCGGACAATACGGACCTCTACGATCCGACGAGTCGCTCCGGCAAATGGCCGCCGATCCCATCGACGCCACCGAAGGGCCCATCCATCGAAAGTATCGACCGTTTAAAGATTATTTCGATCTACCCGCACTCGTCATGTGCGCACGCATCGTCGACTTGCTAGACTACGCCAACGGCAATAAACCTctagaaaaatacaatttctGGAAAGACGTCCTCTACGGATTGGTCGAAATGTTCAGCAGGTTTTCCCCCATCAAATTTAcataatcaaaaagaaataatcaattaattcgtggtttctattttttaaaaaagggataatttgaaattgaacgCTGGAGGCTATTACCCGAAAATCAAACTCAATCCGGAATTGTACCTGAGGCCGTGCGGTGATGGACTCAAGAAATGGTTGacggaagtaaaaaagaaacaagtgacGTTTCTCATCAGTGGATCCGATCCCGACTACGTCCAGTGGGTGGCCAGTTATTGCCTGGGAACCGATTGGAAAAACTATTTCGATTACATCGTCTGCGCCAGTAAAAAGCCTGGATTCTTTAGCGGGAACAGACCGTTCCAGCGATGGAATCATTCCAATTCATCGGCGGGCGGAGTCGAGGATCAGGAAATTGAACTGGAAGAATTATTGCCCATCAATAAGACAATCTACTTGAGAGGCAATTggaatcaattgaaatcttCCATGGCCTGGTGCTGCGGAGTGGACCACCCCAAGGTCCTCTACTTTGGCGATCATCTCATCCAGGATGTCCTGGCCGCCGACACGAGTCGATTGGACGTCGTTGCCATGGTGGAAGAATTGGCGGCCGAAAGTCAACCCAAGAAAAGTCCCCCGATCGATGGCCTCTGCTCCTACAAAAGGTGGGGCTCCTTCTTCTACGACGAACGAGGCCTGGATAGCAACGGTCCTGGACGGCTGCCGGTCGATAGGATGAACACCCTGTGGAGCAATTTGATCGCCCAACACGCCCGGCTCTGCATTTCCTACATGGAGGCGATTTCAGATTACCCGACCGATCACGAATTCGCCACCACTCAAAATGGACATACGAAATTCCTGGGATTCTTGCCCAGTCTTCCAACTTGTTTATTGTaaaatgtctgtgtgtgtgtgaaccaATTCCTTTAGCGCAAATCGAATGGAACGTGAATACAAAACTCAAGCGTGTGCGTGTCTATAACAGCTGGGAAATTTATGCGATCATTTCTATCCTTCCTTTTAACTCGGTTCGTAATGGCCACCATTTTCTTTACGGGAAAATTCCAGCTATAACGAGTCCTCggctgttttttaaaaagtcgtGAGCTCGTGATTGAGACATCGTGATGAATTACTCATGCAACGTTTCAGCATCAGGCTTCCCAAGTTAGGTGATAATCTACGACGTCAAATAACCTTAGGTTAGACACTTGGTGGTTAAAAAGTTTTTAGTCGGAATTTTTTCAACGTGACTCATTCTTCACTTACATATCGTCGATATGGGAGATAAGAGCCTACTACAATGTACAAGCACGGCAAGgcattaatttttgttttttaaaaaaggtgaagAATGTACATCATTcatatttttcccttttttcttctgagaAAAAGAACCGATGACCGCACCCGATTCATCACTGCCGTAATAGCTGTCTTGAAGTGTCTAACCCACTTTGAAAGTCAAACATCCAGCTGGTCCCGCTTCATGATTATGTGTAGTGCTTTGTTATAACCGTTACATATCGCCCGTTGGGTTTGAGTCTGCAGCATACCAAATTTGTAGAAAGGGTTTGGCAAATCAAGCAACCAACAGACTTCATTAAATCGATAGATATCGGAATGTTTGCGGCGCTTATTTCTAATGAATTTgagcaaattttttaatggtcgttttaaaaaagttacgtTCAATATTTAATACCGACAAAGAGAAGCAATTTGACAGGAAAAAGTttatggatggatggatcagCAGGGCTAGCTTTTCAACGCAGATTAAGAAAATGCTCTATCACTCATctacttatatatttttaaatatataatcaCTCGACGTTTGCCAGGGGTTTATTCTTTCTGGGACGCATAAGTAATTGTGTACGGCACTCCTCTTTCGTTAAGAGGTAATAAAAGTCAGCTTAAAATAAGgagattatttaaaattgaaaaatgtacgGAAACAACACAAAACGAACTTAATGACCCTCTTATTCGGTGAATACGGCAGAACTGGGAGTTAActgtttttggaaattttttagagatttaattttaaaataccgTAGTTACCGATATTCCACACTCCACGGTAGATTTATCTAATAAATTCGAGAATAAATTGTTGGATGTAGTCCTAGTGATTATCTCATTCGAAATTCGACGCAGTAAAAATTGACGCGTTTCATGACATATCTAAAACTGCACACAAGTACACAGTACGCACAAAAACATTAACGCATAGAAATAGGACAACAAGTTGCCGAACCGGTAAATCGCGTTGCTTGATATGTCTGTCAAATGGAATCCCCCGTCaggattgttttttaattacatcCGTTAAACATAAATGTATCCGGAGAATTCATACAAAAGTTGCGTAAAAGACCTAGAagcattcaaatatttttaatcaatgaTTCAATTGCCATCTATCAATGATGACAAGAACGAAATCAGAACGCAAACAGCTGATCTGTCAAAGTCATTTGCAAACAGATTATCATTGAGTCATCAATATACTTTGTCATTGAATATTTAGCGTCATTGGCCTATTGAACACGTTATCTTGATCTCGCCTATAGCTTTTGATCATTTGTGAACCTTAACAAGCATTTTTACTGTTGATGGAAGATGGCTAACAGCAATTTCGGCACGTCATCCTACCAAGCCGGCCGTGAAGGCGATTTCTCAAAGTTGTCTCAACAAATCGGAACGAATATACAGAAAATTTCTCAAAATGGTAAATTTACAGCTTTACAAAATTGCCTGAAATCACACTGTCCATTGATGCAtataatgttttaattttccttCTCTCCTAGCATCGTCTATGCAAAGAATAGTCGTTCAACTGGGAACCCCAGCTGATAATCAACAACTTAGAAACCAATTGTGAGTTATAAAATGTGTTTCATGGAAACCCAATCAATAACCGTATTTTACATTGTAGGCATCAAATTCAGCATTACACTGGCCAGTTGGCCAAAGACACCAGCAAATCATTGAAAGATTTGGGTGCTATTTCTCTACAGTCATCGGAACaggtctttttgatttctctaTGTCGTCAAAATCATCCTTTTAAACTAGCAATTTTATATCTAGAGGGTCTTCAAACTCCAACGAGAAAGGCTTTTGAATGACTTTACAGCTGCATTAAACAGTTTTCAGAGCTTGCAGAGAGAAGCTGCTCAACGTGAAAAAGATGAGGTAGAACACTtaatgaaagagaaattggAATTTTCCACTTACCATCGTTACGACACAGGTCAAAA
Coding sequences within it:
- the LOC124203963 gene encoding 5'-nucleotidase domain-containing protein 1-like produces the protein MMAAASTTGRSIFRIRHYDCVGFDMDHTLCRYRLGAVFEMEYQALADYLIREKGYDARLKRPLAEDANFLHKGIVMDVDFGNFVKLSADGRVLRASHGTRVMTDAEITGQYGPLRSDESLRQMAADPIDATEGPIHRKYRPFKDYFDLPALVMCARIVDLLDYANGNKPLEKYNFWKDVLYGLVEMFSRDNLKLNAGGYYPKIKLNPELYLRPCGDGLKKWLTEVKKKQVTFLISGSDPDYVQWVASYCLGTDWKNYFDYIVCASKKPGFFSGNRPFQRWNHSNSSAGGVEDQEIELEELLPINKTIYLRGNWNQLKSSMAWCCGVDHPKVLYFGDHLIQDVLAADTSRLDVVAMVEELAAESQPKKSPPIDGLCSYKRWGSFFYDERGLDSNGPGRLPVDRMNTLWSNLIAQHARLCISYMEAISDYPTDHEFATTQNGHTKFLGFLPSLPTCLL